The proteins below come from a single Gossypium raimondii isolate GPD5lz chromosome 2, ASM2569854v1, whole genome shotgun sequence genomic window:
- the LOC105788903 gene encoding 17.5 kDa class I heat shock protein has product MAMIPTIFGNNRRSSVFDPFSLDLWDPFKEFDFPTVTSFPSLSRESSAFVNTRVDWKETPEAHVFKADLPGMQKEEVKVEIEDDRVLQISGEKHVEKEDRNDTWHRVERSSGKFSRRFRLPENVRMGDVKASMENGVLTITVPKVEMKKPEIKSVEISG; this is encoded by the coding sequence ATGGCAATGATTCCTACCATCTTTGGCAACAACAGGCGCAGCAGCGTTTTCGACCCGTTTTCGTTGGACTTGTGGGATCCCTTTAAGGAGTTCGATTTCCCAACAGTCACATCGTTTCCTTCACTTTCCCGAGAAAGCTCCGCTTTCGTCAACACGCGCGTGGACTGGAAGGAGACACCGGAGGCACACGTGTTCAAGGCGGACCTCCCGGGGATGCAGAAAGAGGAGGTGAAGGTGGAGATCGAAGACGATAGGGTTCTCCAAATCAGCGGAGAGAAGCACGTGGAGAAGGAAGACAGGAACGACACGTGGCATCGAGTGGAGCGGAGCAGCGGGAAGTTCTCGCGGAGGTTCAGGTTGCCGGAGAATGTGAGAATGGGCGACGTGAAGGCTTCCATGGAAAATGGGGTTCTTACTATCACTGTTCCTAAAGTTGAGATGAAGAAACCTGAGATCAAATCCGTTGAAATCTCTGGTTAA